TACCTACTTGAATTAATGGAAAATGGTAAAGATAAGGTGGAAGCTCCTGCTATGGAGAAAAAAATAATGACCAACTTTGTGAAATAACATTATATATTTATAATGAAAATGGCCAAACTAATTAAGTTGGCCATTTTTATTATTTAAACTTTTTTGATAAATCCTCGAAAGATATGTAAGCAGAATGTCGGTAGTATTCCTTTCCATTTTTGTCGAGCAAAATTTGGGTGGGAATACGAACTACTCCATAAAATTTCATCAGGTTCTGATTTTCAGGAACAAGTGTATTTACGAATACCACATTCACTTGTTGAGGAAAATTCTGTTTTACCGCTTTCATTACCTTTTTCATTTTGCGACAAGAAATACAGGCTTCGGCTCCAAATTCCAGAAATGTAATTTGATAATCTCTCTCATTTAAAGAATAATTATAAAGGGAATCAATCAAGTTTAACTCTTCTTTTTTCACCTTTTCGGATAGCTGATTCATCATGCTGTTTGAAAGATAATTGTTCATTTTATCTTTCATGTTAAGACCAACAATTAATAAAAGCAGTATAATTCCAAAAGCTATTCCTGTAAGAATGTTCTTTACACTCATTTCTGTCTACTTTAAACCACTTCGTTTCAAAAGAGGATCGATTGATGGCTCTTTTCCTCTAAATTTTAAATATAAATTCATAGGATGTTCGCTACCTCCTTTTTCAAGGATATTTTCTCTAAACGAATTGGCAGTGGCCTTATCGTAAATTCCATTTTCCTTAAAAGCTTCAAATGCATCAGCATCTAATACTTCGGCCCATTTATAGCCATAATATCCAGCAGCATATCCCCCAGCAAAAATATGTGAGAAAGATGTGCTCATACAACTTTCTTTAATCGGAGAAAATAACTCTGTTGAAGCCATTGCACCATTTTCGAAAGAAGAAACATCTTCTGTAATTGGCTCTTTTACACTGTGCCACGACATATCATTTAAACCAAAGCTTATTTGTCGAACAAAGGAATATCCGCTAAGGAAATTTGCGCTATCGATAATTTTCTGAACCAGTTCATCCGGAATTTTTTCGCCGGTTTCGTAATGTTCAGCCACTTCATCTAACCACTCTTTACGGAAAGCAAAGTTTTCCATGAACTGTGATGGCAATTCAACAAAATCGCGATAAACATTGGTTCCCGATAAAGCACTGTAGGTACATTTAGACAACATCCCGTGCAAAGCATGACCAAATTCGTGCAAGAAGGTAGTTACTTCGTTAAAAGTTAGTAAGGATGGTTTTGTTTCGGTAGGACGCGTAAAGTTACACACAATAGAAATATGCGGACGGAAATCCTCTTCGTCTATTTTATATTGATCTGTAAAAGAGGTCATCCACGCACCGCCTTGCTTTGTGCTACGGGGGTGAAAATCGGCATAAAATAAAGAAATAAATTCACCTTTTGAATCAAATACTTCATAAACATCTACTTCTTCATGGTATTTAGGAATATCTGCATTCAATTTAAATTGAAGACCGTAAAGTTTTCCTGCTAAATCGAAAATTCCTTTTTTAACGCGTTCCAATTCAAAATACGGACGAGTAATTTCGTCGTTTATATCATACTTTTCTGTTTTTAATTTTTCAGCATAATAAGCCCAATCCCATCTTTGTAATTCAAAGTCTGCTCCCATAGATTTTGCGTAATCTTGCAACTCTTTAAATTCTTCTTTTGCTCTGGGCATTGAGGCATCTAAAAGTTCGTTCAAAAAGCTCAAAACTTTATCTGCCGATTTGGCCATTCTTTCCTCTAAAACAAAGTCGGCATAACTTTCATATCCCAAAAGTTTAACTTTTGCCAGGCGCAACTCAATAATACGATGAATCACTTTCTGGTTATCGAATTTATCATTAAAGCAACGCGAAGAATAGGCTCTGAACATTTTCTCTCTTAATTCGCGATTATCGGCATATTGCATAAAGGGAACATAGCTAGGAAATTGAAGGTTAAAAAGCCATCCATCCTTCTCTTTTTCCTTTGCAAGAGCCGATGCAGCCTCTAAAATACCATCGGGTAAGCCAGCAACATCCTTTTTATCGCTTAAATGTAATTCAAAATTATTGGTAGCTGCCAAAACATTTTCTCCAAACTGAAGAGTAAGTTTCGATAATTCTTTGGAGATCTCTCTTATTTTTGCTTTTTTTTCTTCATCCAAATCGGCTCCTGATCTCACGAAAGATTTGTAACGATCGGTCAATAATTTTTCCTGTTCAACATTTAAATTAAACTTTGCCTTGTTTTGGTATACCAACTTTACTCTTGCGAATAATTTCTCATTCATGATAATATCGTTCGAAAACTCTGTTAGCATTGGAGAAACCTCACGTGCCAAAGCTTGCATTTCATCATTGGTATGTGCATGATTTAAATTGAAAAATACAGAGGCAACACGATCTAGTTGATGTCCTGAGTACTCAAGAGTTTCAATTGTATTAGAAAAACTAGGTGTTACAGAATTCTCTGCAATATTATCGATCTCTTTTCTTGCCTTTTCGATACTTTCTTTAAAGGCAGGCATATAATGCTCCAATTCAATTTTATCGAAAGGAACAGATTCGTATGGTGTCGTAAAATCTTCTAATAAAGGATTTGTACTCATAATTTAATTCAATTTTATTATTTACATACAAATATAGAAAAGGTCTATGATTAAATGCTGCATTGGGAATATTAAAAAAGCTTAATTCTATTTAAATCGCTACAAATAGAGATAGAATTAATTTAAATAAAAAAATATTTTTTTTATTTATCTGAACTGTTAATACGTCTCAATAATGTTGATTACATGACATTTGTCATGTTTTTACAAGAGCTAAGCTGATGATCGAAAAGGTTTTCGACACAGACTTAAATTGCGCTATATCAATACGTAAAGAGTATCGATGGAAAAATTTATGTATATTTGAGCCTTAGATAAGGGGGAAATTACATTAGCAAGCTTTAGTATTATGAAAGAAATGTGTAATCTTATCGATCAAGCAAAAAAATATTTGGAAGACATTAATAGTAGCTTCTTCTACTACCTCCATGCCCCAATTTCATTTACTTTATCACCTCGTCCCGTTAGGGTATTTTAATTCTTATACAACTTAAGTTTAATCTTTAAATACATTGGCCTAAGCTATTTATTTAAAGAGAATTTACACCATTTACCTTACTGTTTTATAATGTATGCAATGCATGCACTAGAATTACTATACTCATAAATAAAATGAAAAGAATTTGCATTAAAATAGGCTCTAATGTTTTAACCAAAGAAAACGGAGAGCTAAACAAAAAAAGAATTAAAAATATAGTTTATCAGATATCGGAGCTTCGAAAAAAGAATATTCAGTGCATTTTAGTTTCATCGGGAGCAGTTGCGGCTGGTAAAAGTAAAATTAATTTGTGCGATAAAACCGATACTGTTTCGGCCCGCCAAATTTGGTCGTCGGTTGGACAGGTTGAATTGCTAAATGTGTATTCCTCCTATTTAAAGGAATATGATATTGAATGCGCCCAATTATTGGTAACAAAGCAAGATTTTAGAACAAGAGAGCATTATTTAAACATGAAAAACTGTCTTACATCACTTCTGCATAATGATGTTTTACCAATTATCAATGAAAATGATGCAATTTCGGTTACTGCCTTAATGTTTACAGATAATGATGAATTATCGGGCTTAATTGCCTCTATGATAGACGCAGAAGCTTTGTTTCTGCTGAGTAATATCAATGGAATTTATACAGGTAATCCTGATAATCCAGATTCAACTTTATTGAAAACTGTTGATGGGGACATAAACCGACTAAAGCAATACATAAGCACAAAAAAATCGAATTTTGGACGTGGTGGTATGCTTACTAAATGCAGTATTGCCGGGCGTGTGGCAAAATCGGGAATTAGTGTTCATATAGCCAATGGAGGAATCGATAATATAGTATTAAAGCTTATTGACTCACCTGCAAATGTGGATCATACCGAATTTATTCCCAGTAAAAAAACCTCTACCGTAAAACAGTGGCTGGCAAGCTCCGATGGGTTCGAAAAGGCAAAAATAACTATTAACGAAGGAGCCGAAGAAGCCTTATGTTCGAATAGAGCAAATAGTTTACTTCCAATTGGAATTATGGAAATGAAAGGCAGTTTTGAGAAAGGAGACATTGTAAAAATAATAAATATGGAAGGGAAAGTTTTAGGACTTGGAAAAACTGCCTACAATAAAACAAAAGCAAAAATTCATATTGGTAAAAGTGGAGC
This genomic interval from uncultured Marinifilum sp. contains the following:
- the proB gene encoding glutamate 5-kinase → MKRICIKIGSNVLTKENGELNKKRIKNIVYQISELRKKNIQCILVSSGAVAAGKSKINLCDKTDTVSARQIWSSVGQVELLNVYSSYLKEYDIECAQLLVTKQDFRTREHYLNMKNCLTSLLHNDVLPIINENDAISVTALMFTDNDELSGLIASMIDAEALFLLSNINGIYTGNPDNPDSTLLKTVDGDINRLKQYISTKKSNFGRGGMLTKCSIAGRVAKSGISVHIANGGIDNIVLKLIDSPANVDHTEFIPSKKTSTVKQWLASSDGFEKAKITINEGAEEALCSNRANSLLPIGIMEMKGSFEKGDIVKIINMEGKVLGLGKTAYNKTKAKIHIGKSGAKPLVHYDYLFLY
- a CDS encoding M3 family metallopeptidase, with the protein product MSTNPLLEDFTTPYESVPFDKIELEHYMPAFKESIEKARKEIDNIAENSVTPSFSNTIETLEYSGHQLDRVASVFFNLNHAHTNDEMQALAREVSPMLTEFSNDIIMNEKLFARVKLVYQNKAKFNLNVEQEKLLTDRYKSFVRSGADLDEEKKAKIREISKELSKLTLQFGENVLAATNNFELHLSDKKDVAGLPDGILEAASALAKEKEKDGWLFNLQFPSYVPFMQYADNRELREKMFRAYSSRCFNDKFDNQKVIHRIIELRLAKVKLLGYESYADFVLEERMAKSADKVLSFLNELLDASMPRAKEEFKELQDYAKSMGADFELQRWDWAYYAEKLKTEKYDINDEITRPYFELERVKKGIFDLAGKLYGLQFKLNADIPKYHEEVDVYEVFDSKGEFISLFYADFHPRSTKQGGAWMTSFTDQYKIDEEDFRPHISIVCNFTRPTETKPSLLTFNEVTTFLHEFGHALHGMLSKCTYSALSGTNVYRDFVELPSQFMENFAFRKEWLDEVAEHYETGEKIPDELVQKIIDSANFLSGYSFVRQISFGLNDMSWHSVKEPITEDVSSFENGAMASTELFSPIKESCMSTSFSHIFAGGYAAGYYGYKWAEVLDADAFEAFKENGIYDKATANSFRENILEKGGSEHPMNLYLKFRGKEPSIDPLLKRSGLK
- a CDS encoding thioredoxin family protein, which codes for MSVKNILTGIAFGIILLLLIVGLNMKDKMNNYLSNSMMNQLSEKVKKEELNLIDSLYNYSLNERDYQITFLEFGAEACISCRKMKKVMKAVKQNFPQQVNVVFVNTLVPENQNLMKFYGVVRIPTQILLDKNGKEYYRHSAYISFEDLSKKFK